A genomic segment from Glycine soja cultivar W05 chromosome 20, ASM419377v2, whole genome shotgun sequence encodes:
- the LOC114401362 gene encoding ATP-dependent zinc metalloprotease FTSH, chloroplastic-like isoform X2: MLSQISASRKVKKVFSHCLDNIRGGGIFAIGEVVELKVSNSVGTKIFALEKKTAKLRGIEKALVARHEAGHAVVGTAVANILAGQPRVECWILYCQS, translated from the exons ATGCTTTCACAGATTTCTGCATCTAGAAAGGTGAAAAAAGTATTTTCACATTGCCTTGACAATATTCGTGGTGGTGGAATATTTGCCATAGGGGAAGTGGTGGAACTAAAAGTCAGCAACTCCGTTGGTACCAAGATT TTTGCCTTAGAAAAGAAGACTGCGAAGTTGAGAGGAATTGAGAAGGCTCTAGTTGCACGGCATGAAGCTGGTCATGCTGTAGTAGGTACTGCAGTAGCAAACATTCTTGCTGGACAGCCACGTGTTGAG TGCTGGATATTATATTGTCAAAGTTGa
- the LOC114401362 gene encoding ATP-dependent zinc metalloprotease FTSH, chloroplastic-like isoform X1: MLSQISASRKVKKVFSHCLDNIRGGGIFAIGEVVELKVSNSVGTKIFALEKKTAKLRGIEKALVARHEAGHAVVGTAVANILAGQPRVEEKGSMTEWFTFWN; encoded by the exons ATGCTTTCACAGATTTCTGCATCTAGAAAGGTGAAAAAAGTATTTTCACATTGCCTTGACAATATTCGTGGTGGTGGAATATTTGCCATAGGGGAAGTGGTGGAACTAAAAGTCAGCAACTCCGTTGGTACCAAGATT TTTGCCTTAGAAAAGAAGACTGCGAAGTTGAGAGGAATTGAGAAGGCTCTAGTTGCACGGCATGAAGCTGGTCATGCTGTAGTAGGTACTGCAGTAGCAAACATTCTTGCTGGACAGCCACGTGTTGAG GAGAAAGGTTCTATGACTGAATGGTTCACTTTTTGGAATTAA